The following proteins come from a genomic window of Mycolicibacterium rufum:
- a CDS encoding SDR family NAD(P)-dependent oxidoreductase, with protein sequence MDVNGTSAIVTGGASGIGAATARLLASQGARVVIADLQAERGQELAHEIGGVYVSVDVTDTSQIEDAVNTAVDLGPLRVLVNSAGIGWAQRTIGKDGEFSSAHNLDAYKKVLAINLVGTFDCIRLAATAMSRLDLTESGERGAIVNMTSVAAFDGQIGQAAYSSSKGGVVGLTLPVARDLAAVGIRVNTVAPGLIDTPIYGEGPESEAFKAKLGESVLYPRRLGKPEELASMVVELLTNSYMNAEVVRVDGGIRMPPK encoded by the coding sequence GTGGACGTCAATGGAACCAGCGCAATTGTCACCGGCGGAGCCTCGGGTATCGGCGCCGCTACCGCCCGGCTACTGGCCTCACAGGGTGCCCGGGTCGTCATCGCCGACCTGCAGGCCGAACGTGGGCAGGAACTGGCCCACGAGATCGGCGGCGTGTACGTCAGCGTCGATGTCACCGACACGTCGCAGATCGAAGACGCGGTGAACACCGCCGTCGATCTCGGACCTCTTCGCGTTCTGGTGAACTCCGCCGGAATCGGTTGGGCGCAAAGGACGATCGGTAAGGACGGCGAGTTCTCCTCGGCGCACAATCTGGACGCGTACAAGAAGGTTCTCGCGATCAACCTGGTCGGTACCTTCGACTGCATCCGGCTGGCGGCGACGGCGATGAGCCGACTCGACCTCACCGAATCCGGCGAGCGCGGTGCGATCGTCAACATGACCAGCGTGGCCGCGTTCGACGGTCAGATCGGGCAGGCCGCCTACTCGTCGTCGAAGGGCGGCGTGGTCGGGCTGACGCTGCCGGTGGCCCGCGATCTGGCCGCTGTCGGGATCCGCGTCAACACCGTCGCTCCCGGGCTGATCGACACACCGATCTACGGTGAAGGACCCGAATCGGAGGCGTTCAAGGCCAAGCTCGGCGAGTCCGTGCTGTACCCGCGCCGGCTCGGCAAGCCCGAAGAGCTCGCGTCGATGGTCGTCGAGCTGCTCACGAACTCCTATATGAACGCCGAAGTGGTCCGCGTGGACGGCGGCATCAGGATGCCGCCGAAGTAG
- a CDS encoding Chromate resistance protein ChrB, translating to MASPDVRWLLVFVRLPAEPSRHRVAVWRELRRTGAVPLGQGSWAVPDAAAFTEGIDRAVGMADRGDGEVVVLSAVGRSARDDERLVALFTDAREEEWSEFIADCAKFDAEIDREIEQSKFTLAELEEEEQSLERLRRWHRTIKSRDIFGAPSSGQADQLLKHCQERLADYTERVFAALHKTP from the coding sequence GTGGCGAGTCCCGACGTGCGGTGGCTTCTGGTGTTCGTGCGCCTTCCGGCGGAACCCTCCCGGCATCGTGTCGCGGTATGGCGCGAGCTGCGTCGGACCGGCGCTGTCCCCCTTGGGCAGGGCTCGTGGGCGGTGCCGGACGCCGCCGCGTTCACCGAGGGCATCGATCGCGCCGTCGGGATGGCCGACCGCGGGGACGGCGAGGTCGTGGTGCTCTCGGCGGTGGGACGGTCAGCGCGCGATGACGAGCGTCTCGTCGCCCTGTTCACCGACGCCCGCGAGGAGGAATGGTCGGAGTTCATCGCAGACTGCGCCAAGTTCGACGCCGAAATCGACCGCGAGATCGAACAGTCCAAGTTCACGCTCGCCGAACTCGAGGAAGAGGAACAGAGCCTCGAACGGCTGCGCCGCTGGCACCGCACGATCAAGTCCCGCGATATCTTCGGCGCCCCGTCCTCAGGTCAGGCCGATCAGCTGTTGAAGCACTGCCAGGAGCGGCTGGCGGACTACACCGAACGCGTCTTCGCTGCGCTGCACAAGACCCCATGA
- a CDS encoding MFS transporter: MVNTVEHPRYRYWPLYGAGFVTAFGAHSIAANLGIYGQQQHASLLTIGLLLAVYDAAEVVLKPVFGALVDRVGPRPVLIGGLIGFACASAAFVAAGDPGLLGLARFGQGAAAAAFSPAASTLVARLQPPGGHARRFGSYGAWKGLGYTLGPLVGGAVVTVGGYNALFASLGGLAVIVAAWAACIVPRVEPLPRRRSTVVDLARRLGRRTFLLPTLILAASTATLSIGVGFFPILAASAGAGALLSGALVSVLSACAALAQPWAGRVLDAGRITYRSGAVAGLTACVVGFLVAGLLVGPVGLMIGAIVIGVGAGVLTPLGFGALAASAPPERLGETMGSAEVGRELGDAGGPILVGAVAAAATLGLGCVAAAALMAGAAVLSARALPVDESPTSAAS; this comes from the coding sequence ATCGTGAACACCGTCGAGCATCCGCGTTACCGGTACTGGCCGCTCTACGGTGCGGGCTTCGTCACTGCCTTCGGCGCCCATTCCATCGCCGCCAATCTCGGCATCTACGGCCAGCAGCAGCACGCCAGCCTGCTCACGATCGGACTTCTGCTCGCCGTCTACGACGCCGCGGAGGTCGTCCTCAAACCCGTTTTCGGCGCGCTGGTGGATCGAGTCGGCCCACGCCCCGTTCTCATCGGCGGCTTGATCGGATTCGCCTGCGCATCAGCCGCATTCGTCGCTGCCGGCGATCCCGGGTTGCTCGGCCTCGCGCGCTTCGGGCAAGGTGCGGCGGCTGCCGCGTTCTCGCCGGCGGCGTCCACACTCGTCGCCCGACTCCAGCCGCCCGGCGGTCACGCTCGACGGTTCGGAAGCTACGGAGCGTGGAAAGGGTTGGGCTACACGCTTGGACCACTCGTGGGCGGCGCTGTCGTGACGGTCGGCGGGTACAACGCGCTGTTCGCGTCACTGGGCGGGCTGGCCGTGATCGTCGCCGCCTGGGCCGCGTGCATCGTTCCCCGGGTCGAACCGTTGCCTCGGCGACGTTCGACGGTGGTGGACCTGGCCCGTCGTCTCGGCCGACGCACGTTCCTCCTTCCCACCCTGATACTCGCCGCGTCGACCGCCACGCTGTCCATCGGCGTGGGTTTCTTCCCGATTCTCGCCGCGTCGGCCGGAGCCGGCGCCTTGCTCAGCGGAGCACTGGTGTCCGTTCTCTCTGCCTGCGCGGCGCTCGCCCAACCGTGGGCGGGCCGCGTGCTGGATGCCGGCCGGATCACTTACCGGTCGGGCGCCGTCGCCGGGCTGACCGCCTGCGTCGTGGGATTCCTGGTTGCTGGACTGCTGGTCGGCCCGGTAGGGCTGATGATCGGCGCCATCGTCATCGGAGTCGGCGCGGGTGTCCTGACCCCCCTCGGCTTCGGCGCTCTGGCCGCCTCGGCACCCCCGGAACGACTCGGCGAGACCATGGGGTCAGCGGAGGTCGGTCGAGAACTCGGCGATGCGGGCGGCCCGATACTCGTCGGCGCCGTCGCCGCCGCGGCGACGCTCGGCCTGGGATGCGTCGCCGCAGCGGCACTCATGGCGGGCGCTGCAGTCCTCTCGGCAAGGGCCCTGCCGGTGGACGAGTCGCCTACTTCGGCGGCATCCTGA
- a CDS encoding DUF3696 domain-containing protein, translating to MLTGLRLQNFKTWRDTNDIKLSPVTAFFGTNSSGKTSILQSLLMLRQTVEDSDRNQTLALNGIVDLGTYQDIVFNHDKSLPLRIHLDWESSRPVDVIDLAAQVQKKKSVLLSSNELSFETEIRSDRKAPYVQQMSYRVGYYSFLMSRSDDAKGRYKLESNLYDFKRSQGRAWQLPEPVKCYGFPQQAKVYYQNASVLYDVEFEFEGICETIRYLGPLRNDPQREYSITGSAPRDVGKRGEYTVNALVAARNAHQMISRGWTKGFNNRRLTKKQPMESVIGAWLSELGLISSFDLDMLDERQTLYRMNVRLRSGAPQVLLTDVGFGVSQVLPVLVMLAYAQDGDTLVLEQPEIHLHPAVQSGLADIILETALTRNVQIILESHSEHLLMRLQRRIAEEEFGRNLRVKPSDVSLYFAKQTPKGSHLERLEIDLFGNIVNWPAEFFGDPLADRIAMLDAAKRRKAKANP from the coding sequence ATGCTGACCGGACTACGGCTTCAGAATTTCAAGACTTGGCGCGATACAAATGACATTAAGCTCTCGCCAGTTACGGCATTCTTTGGCACAAACTCGTCTGGAAAGACCAGTATTCTCCAGAGCCTACTGATGCTTCGGCAGACGGTGGAGGACTCCGATCGGAACCAAACGTTGGCGCTGAATGGAATTGTTGATCTAGGAACTTACCAAGACATCGTTTTTAACCACGACAAATCATTACCTTTACGCATACATTTGGACTGGGAGTCAAGTAGGCCTGTCGATGTTATTGACCTTGCCGCCCAGGTTCAGAAAAAAAAATCCGTGCTGTTATCGAGCAACGAACTTTCGTTCGAAACTGAGATACGGAGTGACCGTAAAGCTCCATACGTGCAACAAATGTCCTATCGCGTCGGTTACTACAGCTTCCTTATGAGCAGGTCCGATGACGCAAAAGGTCGTTACAAGCTGGAATCTAACCTGTATGACTTCAAGAGAAGTCAGGGACGGGCGTGGCAGTTGCCGGAACCGGTGAAATGCTACGGGTTTCCGCAGCAGGCAAAAGTGTATTACCAGAATGCATCTGTGCTCTACGACGTCGAATTCGAGTTCGAGGGAATCTGTGAAACGATCCGCTATCTAGGCCCACTTCGCAATGATCCGCAACGTGAATACTCCATCACGGGTAGTGCCCCGAGGGATGTGGGTAAGCGTGGGGAATACACGGTCAACGCGTTAGTCGCTGCTCGGAACGCTCACCAAATGATTTCGCGTGGTTGGACGAAAGGCTTCAACAATCGGCGCTTGACAAAAAAGCAGCCTATGGAGTCGGTGATTGGGGCATGGTTGTCCGAACTTGGCCTTATCTCGTCGTTTGATCTGGACATGTTAGACGAACGTCAAACGCTATATCGAATGAACGTCAGATTGCGATCTGGAGCCCCTCAGGTCTTGTTGACAGACGTAGGCTTCGGAGTAAGTCAGGTACTCCCAGTGCTTGTGATGCTGGCTTATGCCCAGGATGGCGATACTTTGGTACTGGAGCAGCCCGAAATACACTTGCACCCCGCTGTGCAATCAGGTCTTGCAGATATTATTTTAGAAACGGCGTTGACTCGCAATGTCCAGATAATTCTCGAGAGCCATAGCGAGCATCTTCTGATGAGGCTTCAGCGTCGGATCGCTGAAGAGGAATTTGGACGGAATCTCCGGGTAAAGCCATCCGACGTGTCGTTGTATTTCGCGAAGCAGACCCCTAAGGGTAGCCACCTGGAAAGGCTGGAGATCGATCTTTTCGGAAACATCGTCAACTGGCCTGCTGAGTTTTTTGGTGATCCACTTGCTGACCGCATAGCGATGCTGGATGCTGCGAAGCGGCGGAAGGCCAAGGCCAACCCGTGA
- a CDS encoding carboxymuconolactone decarboxylase family protein — translation MSDRALPERLADLVALSSGDSRADTLIRLTCGRALSLPPLPVRVDLADERSDAELVLTAFAEQFSTDVTGIGDNQRRRLTEAYGDNTFRVVVAVFIADFVPRVWAGCEALGLGRPGSVSEVAWDDDGDPVEQVLGGFVPAVARLRELDALTTEVVRLRGAAAHHCRLCQSLRERHALDDGGSEDLYRQIEDFETAADLSAAHKAALRYVDALIWSPSQLSDAIVDGVHTHFSEKQAFELTLDVMRNAANKIAVSLAADAPRVAEGTERYEVDEAGQTVFA, via the coding sequence GTGAGCGACCGCGCGCTGCCCGAACGGCTGGCCGATCTCGTCGCGCTGTCCTCGGGGGACAGCCGCGCCGACACTCTGATCCGGCTGACGTGCGGGCGGGCGCTGTCGCTGCCGCCGCTGCCGGTGCGGGTCGACCTCGCCGACGAGCGCTCCGATGCCGAACTGGTGCTCACAGCTTTCGCCGAGCAGTTCAGCACCGATGTCACCGGAATCGGGGACAACCAGCGGCGCCGACTGACAGAGGCTTACGGCGACAACACCTTCCGTGTGGTGGTCGCGGTGTTCATCGCCGATTTCGTACCCCGGGTCTGGGCGGGCTGCGAGGCGCTCGGCCTCGGCCGGCCGGGCTCGGTCTCCGAGGTGGCGTGGGACGACGACGGCGATCCGGTGGAGCAGGTGCTCGGCGGCTTCGTGCCCGCGGTCGCGCGGCTGCGCGAGCTCGACGCCCTGACCACCGAGGTGGTGCGGCTGCGCGGAGCCGCCGCGCATCACTGCCGGCTGTGCCAGTCGCTGCGCGAGCGGCACGCGCTCGACGACGGCGGCTCGGAGGATCTCTACCGCCAGATCGAGGACTTCGAGACGGCGGCGGACCTGTCGGCGGCGCACAAGGCGGCGCTGCGCTACGTCGACGCGCTGATCTGGTCGCCGTCGCAGCTCAGCGACGCGATCGTCGACGGGGTGCACACGCACTTCTCCGAGAAACAGGCCTTCGAGCTGACCCTGGACGTCATGCGCAACGCGGCCAACAAGATAGCGGTGTCACTGGCCGCGGACGCGCCGCGGGTGGCCGAGGGCACCGAACGCTACGAGGTCGACGAGGCGGGACAGACCGTCTTCGCGTGA
- a CDS encoding heavy-metal-associated domain-containing protein: MNASTYRVTGMTCGHCELSVREEVGGVPGIRSVDVDARSGTLVVTSDVPVDDALIVDAVGEAGYTAVRVA; this comes from the coding sequence ATGAACGCCAGTACCTACCGCGTGACAGGAATGACCTGCGGGCACTGCGAACTGTCGGTGCGAGAAGAAGTCGGTGGGGTTCCCGGCATACGGTCTGTCGATGTCGACGCCCGGTCCGGCACGCTCGTCGTGACCTCGGACGTCCCCGTCGATGACGCATTGATCGTCGACGCGGTCGGCGAGGCCGGATACACCGCCGTCCGCGTCGCGTGA